ACCAAAAAACCGCTGGCCGCCAACGCACTCAAAACGCTTGGCTGGTGCCGTCTTCGTCTGGCGGAACGATCCAGTGAGGGTCACCATCTGATTAATGCACACCGCGCCCTTCGTGCTGCGGTTCAGAAGACGAGTAAGACCAAAGCCCCCCAGAATTGGTCTGCTCGTCAAGATGGCCTCGGTGGGGTTCTAAGGGAAATGGGCAAGCGCGAGAGAAACAAAGACCTACTAAAAAACGCCGTTTCCGCCCACCGCGCAGCGTTGAAGTTAGATCAAAAATCAGATTCAGATTATGTCAAACATCGCTGGAACAATCTCGGCATTGCACTTCAAGAATTGGGCGAGGTGACAGAAGACGCCGACATTCTTCGCGAGGCGGAAGCGACACTGACTGAAGCCCTCGCTCTCAAAGAAAAAGATCAAGATCATGATCTACTGGATTGGGAAATGAGCCAGTCCAACCTAGCCATTGCCCAACGATGGTTGGGCGCAGTCACGCGTGATCCGGCAAAGCTGCGAGAGGCCCGTGCGGGCTATACCGCTTGCGAAGATTTAGCATTTGAGACAGACGCACCGTTCGACTGGGCACGGCTCCAATGGAACATCGCCGATCTAGCCTTGGCCCGCTATCAGCTTGATCCCAATCCAGATTTTTTGGTCGAGGCACGCGCCTATCTCGCCCGCGCCCGCGCCTTTTTCGTCGATGGCTCAGACTACCAAACAGAACGCTGCGATGACCTCTCAGTCCAAATCGAAGCCGCCGAAGCCGCCGCATAACCCCATCGCAAACAAAAAGGGCGCCCAACCGGACGCCCCTTCCAAAACCATAGACCCAAAGCTTAACGCTTGGAGAACTGGAAGCTCTTACGCGCTTTTGCTTTACCGTACTTCTTACGCTCAACAACACGGCTATCGCGTGTGAGGAAGCCAGCAGCTTTCAGCGCAGGACGCAGGGCCGGATCATAAAGCTGAAGCGCTTTAGACACACCGTGTTTCACCGCACCAGCTTGACCGGAAAGACCACCGCCTTTGACAGTTGCGACAACGTCGAACTGACCAGCAACACCAGCAACAGAGAATGGCTGCGCCAAGATCATCTGCAGCACTGGACGTGCAAAGTAAGTGTTCATTTCTTTGCCGTTCACTGTGACCTTACCAGAACCTGGCTTGATCCAAACACGGGCAACAGCGTCTTTACGCTTACCAGTGGCATATGAACGACCCAGTTCGTCACGAACTGGTTCACGGTTGATTTGAACTTCAGCAACAGGTGCGTCAGCGACAACGCCTTCTGCAACCGCGCCGAGCTCTTCGAGAGAGTTGATCTGATCGGCCATTATGCAGTCCTCGTGTTCTTTTTGTTCATGGACTTAACGTCCAGAACTTCAGGCTTCTGGGCTTCCATGCCGTGCTCTGCACCAGCGAAGACGCGGATGTTTGTCATCTGCTTCTTGGACAGTGGACCACCAGGCAACATGCGCTGAACAGCTTTCATCAGAACGCGCTCAGGGTGCTTGCCTTCAAGGATCTCGCCTTTGGTGCGGGATTTGATCCCACCCACGTGGCCAGTGTGCCAGTAGTATTTTTCATCACGCTTGTTACCAGTCATCTGAACTTTGTCAGCGTTGATAACGATCACGTTGTCGCCCATGTCCATGGACGGCGTGAAGGATGCTTTGTGCTTGCCGCGCAAGCGCATGGCAATGATGGACGCCAAACGGCCCAGAACAACGCCTTCAGCGTCGATCAAGATCCATTTCTTGTCTACATCTGCCGGAGTCGCAGAAAAGGTTTTCATATCTCACCAAAAAGGTTTGGGGGGACCATTACGGCCCCGTCATTCGGATAACGGGCTTATAAAGGTGTGCAGGACACAAACAAGAGAAAAAGAAGCAATTAAATCGTTGTATTTCAGCGGGTTAAAAATAAGGTATCAAAATACCCCACGCAATTATCACGCTACGGACGTTTCCGCACCGAAACTCACACCATTCCCCCTCATCCCCACCACAGCGAACGCTTCGCTTCGCATGCACGCGCATGGAATGCTCAACGGACCAACTCGCTTATCGGTGCTTTGACATCGCTTCAATCACCGTCGCCCGATGCTGAACCGCGCCCGTTTGCAGGTATTCCATCGCTTTGAGTGCCGCGTCATGCGCCTCAACGGATGATCCACCGACACAGTCGGTCACGACGCGGCAGAAATAGTTAGACTGATGCCCATCAACAAACGTATAGTGGACGCAGACATCGGTCAGCCCGCCGCACAGCAAAAGCGTGTCGACCTTCAGCCCCCGCAGCAGAATTTCCAGATCAGTTCCAAAAAACGCGGAGTAACGCCGCTTCGGAATGATGTAGTCGCCTTTGCGATATCCCATTTCCTCTTTGGCGACATCTGTACGCGGGTCACCTTCCAGACAGTGAACGTCCTCGTCCCCGTCCAGCTCGCGTCCGAAATCAATAAGGTCAGATCGATGGATTTCCTGAATGAAAATCACCGGCACGTCGTTCTCATGGGCGGCATCCACCAAGTCGCGCGCAGCGATCATCCGATCCTTGTAGCCCGGCATGTTATCGATGGACCGCACTTCACTATCGTCAATGAAGGTGCTTTTCTGAATGTCGATCACGATCAGTGCAGGCCGGCCTTCGATCAGATTTCTTGCTGTTTTGGTTGCTGTCGTCATTTTCGTGTCCCTTCGTATTAATGCGCATCTGATCCGATGAGAAACATCCCAATCATCAGAAAAATCAGACCTGCTATTCCGGCCATGCTAAGATTTTGATTGAACGCCATCACGCCCACAATCACCGATCCGACTGAACCGATCCCGGTCCAAATCGGATAGGCAATCCCAAGCGGTAGACGTGCCATCGCGGCATAAAGAGCCACAAGGCTCGCGATCATCGCAACAAGCGTCAAAACGCCAAGCGTCCAAGAGAAACCAATACCAAGCTTCTTGAGCCCCGCGGCCCACGCGACTTCCAATGCACCTGCGATGAAAAGATAAAACCAAGCCATTTCGACCTCCACTATCCGCAGGTCGTCCTGACTAGTGCCCTGTCATGGCCGGGTCGTCCCGGCAGGCCTACGTCAAAGGGTTAAACGTGACATCAGGACTTGTCAATTTACCGGTCGACTAGGAATGGCGGCAAAAGAAACATCCTGTCGTGAGTCTTCAAAATCGGCTCAATCCACGTGCCGAACCGCCCGTAGCACCCCCAGTCAAACCGAAATAATATCCGGCGGATTATCCAGCATCTCGCGTAGCGTTTGCATCCCCGACGCAAAGTGTTCGTGGCTCACCTGCCCGTTAATCGCAATCCGCACCGCATGGTTTGATCGCCCATCACGCAAAGCAAAATCCTCTGCCGATTTGATCAACACGCCCGCGGTTTCAGCCTGCTGTTTGAACTCGCCAGCACGCCAGCCCATGGGCAGCTCTAACCACAAAAACGGGACCTGTTCAGACCACGTCAGCTTATGACCGCCGAGGATATTCACCGCCGCACGCACATCTTCGGCAATCCGGCCTTTAATCCGCTCAATAATGTCCGGCAATTCGGGCTGGGCCATAATGTATGCATACATATCCGTTACAAGCCGCGTCACACCAAACGAATGGAACGTGGACGTGCGGGCAAGGTTCGCGCCCCAATCCAAAGGGGCAACCGCAAATCCGATCCGCAGCGCGGCTGTCAGCGACTTTGACGGTGACGTCACATACCACCCCAAATCCGGCGCCAACGCGCGATAACTTGGTCCGTTATGTTCGGTCCGCATCAACCGATAACAATCGTCATCAATGATATGGATACCGTAACGCTGCGCCAGCTTCGCAATCTGCTTACGGCGCGGCGTCGATGTTGTGCGCACAGTCGGATTGCAGACCTCGGCAGAGGTGCAAAACACCTGCACACCCTGCGTTTTGATCAAATCCTCAAGCACCGCCGGATCAGGCCCCTCGTCATCCCAAGGCACCCCCACAACTTGAGCGCGCGACATGACAGCAGCCGACCTGAACCCACCATAGCTAAGCTCATCCACGGCAATAACAGGTGAAGGTCCATGCAGAACCGTTTGTAAAATCATGATAATCGCGCTTTGGCCGCCATGCGACGTAATCACATCGTTTTCATCAAACGGACCGACGGGGGTATCGGTCAAAGATGCCTTAAACGCGCGCCGTGCCGCGATATCTGTGACGCGGCTTGGGTAGTTCAACAGATGTTCGGGCACCATATCCGTGGCGAGCGCTTGTAAAGCCCCCCGCATGATCGCACCCTGCCCGACCTCCGGCATTTTCGGGCTCAACAGATGAACCCGCTCCGATAACTCAGCGACGTTATCCAACATCGCAGGCGCGTCCCAGACCGATTGCGCAACAGCTTTGCGTTCCGTCACGAACGTACCGCGGCCAACACCAGCGGTCAGACGCCCTTCATCTGTCAAGACAGCATAGGCCCGCGCCACGGTGCCCGGTGTGACATTGATTCGATACGCAAGATCACGCACAGGCGGCAGTTGTTCACCGGCAGACAATTGTCCCGATACAATCGCTTCGCGAATGGCCTGCGCCAACGCCTTATACTTCGCACGCCCCGCACCAGACAGACTTGGTTGCCATTTTGTATCGGATACAATCATTCTCTCGACCCACGCATGCAGTACAATGTACCAAATAGATACGAAACAACTGCAAATGTGTCAATACAATTTGAAAGGGACGCATCATGTCATCAAACGCTATCCACCCCGCCCAACTCGCTCTCCTCAACTCTCAGGCACAGCTTCCAACGCTGGCCCGTGTTGCTGTGACCGTGGCGGTGATGGCGACGAAATGGGACATGAATTGGCGAACCCGCAAGGCGCTTGGTCGTCTTGATCCATACGAATTGGACGACATCGGCCTCACGTCAGCTGAGGCCAAGCGCGAAGCGAACAAGCGCTTCTACCAACGTTAAGATCTTCCTGACTGGGCCGGATATTTTCCGGCCCCTTTTTTTAGTGCTTTGGGATCGAATACGTCAGCGACGCCCGCGCAACAGGGTCCGTCTGCCCTTCGCTGAACAGCAGAACATCCCCCACAGCCAAAACGCGCCCCAACTTCAGAACCCGCGCTTTTGCAATCAGATCAACGCCAGCGGCAGGTTTACGCATAAAATCAATGCCGCAATTGGTCGTCACCGCCAACCCGACCGGCCCGATCCGCGCCAAAATCGCAAGATACATCGCCACATCCGCGAGCGCGAACATCGACGGACCTGATACAGTCCCGCCCGGACGCAAGTGCTGTTCTTGAACACGTAGCCGCACCGTCAATTCCGTCTCATCCAGCGCATCGAGCCCGAACATGTCCGCGACTTGCGTGAAATCCCGTTCCAAAAACGCCTCTAGCGCCGGAATATCCATTTTCAAAATGTCAGACATGTCTTCCCTCACTCCCAATCACGGCCTAAGCTTCCGTGAAACCAACCTAAAGGCAAGCCTATGACATTGCTCTCAC
The Rhodobacteraceae bacterium S2214 genome window above contains:
- the rpsI gene encoding 30S ribosomal protein S9, whose translation is MADQINSLEELGAVAEGVVADAPVAEVQINREPVRDELGRSYATGKRKDAVARVWIKPGSGKVTVNGKEMNTYFARPVLQMILAQPFSVAGVAGQFDVVATVKGGGLSGQAGAVKHGVSKALQLYDPALRPALKAAGFLTRDSRVVERKKYGKAKARKSFQFSKR
- the rplM gene encoding 50S ribosomal protein L13, which codes for MKTFSATPADVDKKWILIDAEGVVLGRLASIIAMRLRGKHKASFTPSMDMGDNVIVINADKVQMTGNKRDEKYYWHTGHVGGIKSRTKGEILEGKHPERVLMKAVQRMLPGGPLSKKQMTNIRVFAGAEHGMEAQKPEVLDVKSMNKKNTRTA
- a CDS encoding cysteine hydrolase; amino-acid sequence: MTTATKTARNLIEGRPALIVIDIQKSTFIDDSEVRSIDNMPGYKDRMIAARDLVDAAHENDVPVIFIQEIHRSDLIDFGRELDGDEDVHCLEGDPRTDVAKEEMGYRKGDYIIPKRRYSAFFGTDLEILLRGLKVDTLLLCGGLTDVCVHYTFVDGHQSNYFCRVVTDCVGGSSVEAHDAALKAMEYLQTGAVQHRATVIEAMSKHR
- a CDS encoding multidrug efflux SMR transporter; translation: MAWFYLFIAGALEVAWAAGLKKLGIGFSWTLGVLTLVAMIASLVALYAAMARLPLGIAYPIWTGIGSVGSVIVGVMAFNQNLSMAGIAGLIFLMIGMFLIGSDAH
- a CDS encoding PLP-dependent aminotransferase family protein, which encodes MIVSDTKWQPSLSGAGRAKYKALAQAIREAIVSGQLSAGEQLPPVRDLAYRINVTPGTVARAYAVLTDEGRLTAGVGRGTFVTERKAVAQSVWDAPAMLDNVAELSERVHLLSPKMPEVGQGAIMRGALQALATDMVPEHLLNYPSRVTDIAARRAFKASLTDTPVGPFDENDVITSHGGQSAIIMILQTVLHGPSPVIAVDELSYGGFRSAAVMSRAQVVGVPWDDEGPDPAVLEDLIKTQGVQVFCTSAEVCNPTVRTTSTPRRKQIAKLAQRYGIHIIDDDCYRLMRTEHNGPSYRALAPDLGWYVTSPSKSLTAALRIGFAVAPLDWGANLARTSTFHSFGVTRLVTDMYAYIMAQPELPDIIERIKGRIAEDVRAAVNILGGHKLTWSEQVPFLWLELPMGWRAGEFKQQAETAGVLIKSAEDFALRDGRSNHAVRIAINGQVSHEHFASGMQTLREMLDNPPDIISV
- a CDS encoding DUF1127 domain-containing protein: MSSNAIHPAQLALLNSQAQLPTLARVAVTVAVMATKWDMNWRTRKALGRLDPYELDDIGLTSAEAKREANKRFYQR
- a CDS encoding PaaI family thioesterase, producing MSDILKMDIPALEAFLERDFTQVADMFGLDALDETELTVRLRVQEQHLRPGGTVSGPSMFALADVAMYLAILARIGPVGLAVTTNCGIDFMRKPAAGVDLIAKARVLKLGRVLAVGDVLLFSEGQTDPVARASLTYSIPKH